The nucleotide sequence ACCCTGGTAGTCCATGCCGTAAACGGTGGGCGCTAGGTGTGGGTTTCCTTCCACGGGATCCGTGCCGTAGCTAACGCATTAAGCGCCCCGCCTGGGGAGTACGGCCGCAAGGCTAAAACTCAAAGGAATTGACGGGGGCCCGCACAAGCGGCGGAGCATGTGGATTAATTCGATGCAACGCGAAGAACCTTACCTGGGTTTGACATACACTGGAAACACCTAGAGATAGGTGCCCCGCAAGGTCGGTGTACAGGTGGTGCATGGCTGTCGTCAGCTCGTGTCGTGAGATGTTGGGTTAAGTCCCGCAACGAGCGCAACCCTTGTCTTATGTTGCCAGCACGTAATGGTGGGGACTCGTAAGAGACTGCCGGGGTCAACTCGGAGGAAGGTGGGGACGACGTCAAGTCATCATGCCCCTTATGTCCAGGGCTTCACACATGCTACAATGGCCGGTACAGAGGGCTGCTAAGCCGCGAGGTGGAGCGAATCCCTTAAAGCCGGTCTCAGTTCGGATCGGGGTCTGCAACTCGACCCCGTGAAGTCGGAGTCGCTAGTAATCGCAGATCAGCAACGCTGCGGTGAATACGTTCCCGGGCCTTGTACACACCGCCCGTCACGTCACGAAAGTCGGTAACACCCGAAGCCAGTGGCCCAACCCCTTGTGGGAGGGAGCTGTCGAAGGTGGGATCGGCGATTGGGACGAAGTCGTAACAAGGTAGCCGTACCGGAAGGTGCGGCTGGATCACCTCCTTTCTAAGGAGCTCACAGCACCACCTGTCGCCTTCGGGTGTGGGTGGTCGTGGCCCCGGTCGTCACCATGCGTGTGGCGCGGGGTTTGCTCAAGGGTGGAACGCTGACACTTCGGATGCCGCACACGCCCTCAGTGGTGGGTGCGGGGTCAAATCGGTGCACTGTTGGGTCCTGAGAGAACACGCGTGAGCGGGTTTTCTTGGTCGCGAAGTCATCACGGTGCTCACATCAGCTCCTTCGGGGGTGTTGGTGGCACAGGTACGTGGTGGTTGTCGTGTGTTGTTTGAGAACTGCACAGTGGACGCGAGCATCTTTGTGGCCAAGTTTTTAAGGGCGCACGGTGGATGCCTTGGCACCAGGAGCCGATGAAGGACGTAGGAGGCTGCGATAAGCCTCGGGGAGCTGTCAACCGAGCTGTGATCCGAGGATTTCCGAATGGGGAAACCCGGCCTCAGTGATGTGGGGTCACCCACGCCTGAATATATAGGGCGTGTGGAGGGAACGTGGGGAAGTGAAACATCTCAGTACCCACAGGAAGAGAAAACAACAGTGATTCCGTGAGTAGTGGCGAGCGAAAGCGGATGAGGCCAAACCATGGGTGTGTGATAGCTGACAGGCGTTGCACTTGTGGGGTTGTGGGGTTTGTCTTGTCGACACTGTCATGTTGGCGGGGAGTAAGAAAGTGATGTGGTTAGCGGAAGTCGTCTGGAACGGCGCGGCGTAGAGGGTGAGACTCCCGTACGTGAAAACCTGTCACCTCCCTTGATGAATACCCAAGTAGCAGCGAGCCCGTGAAATTCGCTGTGAATCTGTCGGGACCACCCGATAAGCCTGAATACTCCCTGGTGACCGATAGCGGACTAGTACCGTGAGGGAAAGGTGAAAAGTACCCCGGGAGGGGAGTGAAATAGTACCTGAAACCGTGCGCTTACAATCCGTTGGAGCGGGTGAACACTTTGGTGTGTTGCCTGTGACAGCGTGCCTTTTGAAGAATGAGCCTGCGAGTTAGTGGTGTGTGGCGAGGTTAACCCGTCGAGGGGAAGCCGTAGCGAAAGCGAGTCCGAATAGGGCGATACAGTCGCATGCTCTAGACCCGAAGCGGAGTGATCTACCCATGGCCAGGGTGAAGCGACGGTAAGACGTCGTGGAGGCCCGAACCCACTTAGGTTGAAAACTGAGGGGATGAGCTGTGGGTAGGGGTGAAAGGCCAATCAAACTCCGTGATAGCTGGTTCTCCCCGAAATGCATTTAGGTGCAGCGTCGCGTGTTTCTCACCGGAGGTAGAGCTACTGGATGGTCTAGAGGGCCAACAAGCTTATCGAAATCAACCAAACTCCGAATGCCGGTGAGTGAGAGCGCGGCAGTGAGACTGCGGGCGATAAGGTTCGTAGTCGAGAGGGAAACAGCCCAGATCACCGGCTAAGGCCCCTAAGCGTGTGCTAAGTGGGAAAGGATGTGGGATCGCGAAGACAACCAGGAGGTTGGCTTAGAAGCAGCCACCCTTGAAAGAGTGCGTAATAGCTCACTGGTCAAGTGATCCTGCGCCGACAATGTAGCGGGGCTCAAGCACACCGCCGAAGCCGTGGCATTCGCACAATAGATTCACTTCACCTCATGGGGTGTTGTGCAGTCGTGTGGATGGGTAGGGGAGCGTCGTGTGGCCAGGGAAGCTCCGGAGTGATCCAGGGGTGGAGGCCACACGAGTGAGAATGCAGGCATGAGTAGCGAAAGGGGAGTGAGAAACTCCCCCGCCGAATGACCAAGGGTTCCTGGGGCAGGTTAATCCGCCCAGGGTGAGTCGGGACCTAAGGCGAGGCCGACAGGCGTAGTCGATGGACAACGGGTTGATATTCCCGTACCCGTGTGAGCGCGCCCATGGTGAATCCAGTGATGCTAACCGCCCGAAGCGGTCTTTAGCGCTCCCTTAGGGGGGTTGCGGGGATCGTGGAGCGCGGGACCCGATCTGGTAGTAGCCAAGCGATGGGGTGACGCAGGAAGGTAGCCGCGCCAGTGAGTGGTAGTACTGGTGTAAGAGTGTAGGGAGTGTCCTAGGTAAATCCGGGGCACACACATCCTGAGACTTGATGCATAGCCGATTGAGGTGAATGTGGTGATCCTATGCTGCCGAGAAAAGCCTCTAGCGAGCTCTCACACGGCCCGTACCCCAAACCGACACAGGTGGTCAGGTAGAGAATACTAAGGCGATCGAGATAACTATGGTTAAGGAACTCGGCAAAATGCCCCCGTAACTTCGGGAGAAGGGGGGCCATGACACGTGAACACTTTCTCGGTGGGAGCGTGGTGTGGCCGCAGAGACCAGTGGGAAGCGACTGTTTACTAAAAACACAGGTCCGTGCGAAGTCGTAAGACGATGTATACGGACTGACGCCTGCCCGGTGCTGGAAGGTTAAGAGGACCGGTCAACCACTTCGGTGGTGAAGCTGAGAATTTAAGCCCCAGTAAACGGCGGTGGTAACTATAACCATCCTAAGGTAGCGAAATTCCTTGTCGGGTAAGTTCCGACCTGCACGAATGGCGTAACGACTTCCCAGCTGTCTCAACCATAGACTCGGCGAAATTGCACTACGAGTAAAGATGCTCGTTACGCGCGGCAGGACGGAAAGACCCCGGGACCTTCACTACAGCTTGGTATTGGTGTTCGGTTCGGTTTGTGTAGGATAGGTGGGAGACTGTGAAGCGGCCACGCCAGTGGTTGTGGAGTCATCGTTGAAATACCACTCTGATCGAATTGGATGTCTAACCTCGGTCCGTGATCCGGATCAGGGACAGTGCCTGGTGGGTAGTTTAACTGGGGCGGTTGCCTCCCAAAATGTAACGGAGGCGCCCAAAGGTTCCCTCAGCCTGGTTGGCAATCAGGTGTTGAGTGCAAGTGCACAAGGGAGCTTGACTGTGAGACTGACAGGTCGAGCAGGGACGAAAGTCGGGACTAGTGATCCGGCACCGGCAAGTGGAAGCGGTGTCGCTCAACGGATAAAAGGTACCCCGGGGATAACAGGCTGATCTTCCCCAAGAGTCCATATCGACGGGATGGTTTGGCACCTCGATGTCGGCTCGTCGCATCCTGGGGCTGGAGTAGGTCCCAAGGGTTGGGCTGTTCGCCCATTAAAGCGGCACGCGAGCTGGGTTTAGAACGTCGTGAGACAGTTCGGTCCCTATCCGCCGCGCGCGCAGGAAACTTGAGGAAAGCTGTCCCTAGTACGAGAGGACCGGGACGGACGAACCTCTGGTGTGCCAGTTGTCCCGCCAGGGGCACGGCTGGTTAGCTACGTTCGGAAGGGATAACCGCTGAAAGCATCTAAGCGGGAAGCTCGTTCCAAGATGAGGTTTCCCACCCCCTTGAGGGGGTAAGGCCCCCAGCAGACCACTGGGTTGATAGGCCAGAACTGGAAGCACCGCAAGGTGTGCAGGTGACTGGTACTAATAGGCCGAGGACTTACCACAAAAATGCTACGCGTCCACTGTGCGGTATCTGAGACAACACACCACCCAACCCCAACTTGGCGGGGTTGGTCGAGGTGGCTGTTTCACAGAGTTACGGCGGTCATAGCGGAGGGGAAACGCCCGGTCCCATCCCGAACCCGGAAGCTAAGCCCTCCAGCGCCGATGGTACTGCACCCGACAGGGTGTGGGAGAGTAGGACGCCGCCGAACATCATTTGCACCACCACGAAAGGGGACCCCATAACCGGGGTCCCCTTTCGTGCGTTCCGGGTCCTTTATGAAGAAGCGGGCACCTGTTGCGCCACTGTGACGAAGCTGGGCGCCCCGGCGGGGTGGGGCGGCGGGGAGTACACCGACGACTGCCCTACCCTTGCGGGGTGCGTCTAGTGATTGCTCGTTGCGAAGTTAACTACGTGGGTCGGCTGACCGCCCACCTTCCGAGCGCCATCCGGCTGTTGCTGGTGAAGTCGGACGGGTCGGTGAGCATCCATGCCGACGACCGTGCCTACAAGCCGCTGAACTGGATGAGCCCGCCCTGCTGGCTCAGCGAGACCGACGGACTCTGGACCGTCACCAACAAGGCCGGCGAGACGCTGGCGATCACCATCGAGGAGATCCTGCACGACTCCAGCCACGAGCTGGGGGTGGACCCGGGCCTGGTGAAGGACGGCGTGGAGGCGCACCTGCAGGTGTTGCTCGCCGAGCACGTGCAGACGCTGGGGGAGGAGTACACCCTGGTGCGCCGTGAGTACCCCACCGCGATCGGCCCCGTCGACCTGCTGTGTCGCACTGCCACCGACTCCTCCGTGCCCGCCCGTACGCGAAGCCGAGGAGCCGCTGGCGACGCCCCCGCCCCCCGCTACGCCGCGGTGGAGATCAAGCGCCGCGCCAACATCGACGCCGTGGAGCAGCTAACTCGCTACCTTGAGCTTCTCAACCGGGACACCTCGCTCGCTCCCGTCAGCGGAGTGCTGGCCGCCCAGATGATCGCCCCGCAGGCCCGGACCCTGGCCGAGGACCGCGGCATTCGCTGCGTGGTGCTGGACTACGACGCGCTCCGCGGCCGGAGCACCGAGGGCACGCTCTTCTAGTCAGTAGCTGGTGGAGCCGTCGTCGGTGTTCCACGTGGCCACGGCCCAGATGATCACCACGTCGATGGCGATGAGGACGATCGACCACACCGGGTAGTACGGCAGCCACAGGAAGTTCGCGATGATCGAGATCGCGGCGATGAAGATGGCCACCACCCGCGCCCAGGTCGCTCCGGTGAACAGGCAGAAGCCGGTGATGGCCAGCAGCGCACCGACGATGAGGTGGATCCACCCCCACGCCGTGGTGTCCAGGGTGTAGACGTACTCGGGCCCGACGATGAGGATGTCGTCGTCGGCCAGCGCCGACAGGCCCTGCAGGAACTGCAGGATGCCCACGGCCACCAGCAGCACCGCAGCGGCGATGGTGGCCCCCGCGGCGAAGCCCTGGCTGACGTCGTCGTTGCGGGGGCGCTGGGCGGCGGCACCGGTTCGGGGTGCGGAAGGGTTCTCAGTCACGGGGAGCTCCTCGGGGTTGGTCGCGGCATGCCTCCCCGCCCACAGTTCGCTCGACGAACCTCCCTGGCATCACCCGCCGCGGGTGAGTTCTTCGGATGACGTTGCACAAGTCGGGCACACGGCTCAGATCAGCTGCAGCTCACGGGCCCGGCGCACCGCCTCGTTGCGCCGCCGCACCGCGAGCTTGCGCAGGACGCTGCGCACGTGGGTGCGCACGGTGTGCACAGAGATGTACATCCGCGCCGCGATCTCCTCGGTGGACAACAGGTCCGACAGGTGCCGCAGCAGCTCCAGCTCTCGGTCGCTCAACGCGTCCACGCACGAGCCCCCGGGCGGAACCGCGGACGGGGACAGCTGGGCAGTGGGGTCTGCCGGGTTCGGCGCCCCGTCCCTGTGCAACCACCCGGCGGCGACGCGCAGCCGCGGATCCGTGCTCAGCACCTGCCGCAGGGCGCCAGGGGCCTCCACGAACGGGCGCCGCGCGAGCTCGGGCTCGGCCAGGGCCAG is from Rhodococcus sp. X156 and encodes:
- the nucS gene encoding endonuclease NucS, which produces MRLVIARCEVNYVGRLTAHLPSAIRLLLVKSDGSVSIHADDRAYKPLNWMSPPCWLSETDGLWTVTNKAGETLAITIEEILHDSSHELGVDPGLVKDGVEAHLQVLLAEHVQTLGEEYTLVRREYPTAIGPVDLLCRTATDSSVPARTRSRGAAGDAPAPRYAAVEIKRRANIDAVEQLTRYLELLNRDTSLAPVSGVLAAQMIAPQARTLAEDRGIRCVVLDYDALRGRSTEGTLF